One Burkholderia thailandensis E264 genomic window carries:
- a CDS encoding thiamine phosphate synthase, which produces MNDALALPPHYLITPEPDSGSDADLAAFLDRLSAALATGLKLVQLRVKTLDAPAYAALAADALARCRAQCARMIVNGPIGAEAALALGASGVHLGSIALRAATARPIASDGLLSAACHSLDELLHAQRIGADLATLSPVLPTLTHPGAPTLGWARFAEYAAQTRVPVYALGGMTRAHLATARAHHAHGIASIRGLW; this is translated from the coding sequence ATGAACGACGCGCTCGCCCTGCCGCCGCACTACCTGATCACGCCGGAGCCGGACTCGGGTTCCGACGCGGATCTCGCGGCGTTTCTCGACCGGCTGTCGGCCGCGCTCGCAACGGGGCTCAAGCTCGTGCAACTGCGCGTGAAGACGCTCGACGCGCCCGCCTACGCGGCGCTCGCCGCCGACGCGCTCGCTCGCTGCCGCGCGCAATGCGCGCGCATGATCGTCAACGGACCGATCGGCGCGGAGGCCGCGCTCGCACTCGGCGCGAGCGGCGTGCACCTCGGCAGCATTGCGTTGCGCGCCGCGACCGCGCGCCCGATTGCTTCGGACGGCCTGCTGTCGGCTGCATGCCACTCGCTCGACGAGTTGCTGCATGCGCAGCGCATCGGCGCGGACCTCGCGACGCTGTCGCCCGTGCTGCCGACGCTCACGCATCCGGGCGCGCCGACGCTCGGCTGGGCGCGCTTCGCCGAATACGCGGCGCAAACGCGCGTGCCCGTCTATGCGTTGGGCGGAATGACGCGCGCGCATCTGGCGACGGCGCGCGCGCATCACGCGCACGGCATCGCGAGCATTCGCGGACTCTGGTAG
- a CDS encoding hemolysin family protein yields the protein MIQIFALVGALLLVALNGFFVAAEFGLVKLRPTRVKTLARQHGLRGRILRIVHARLDAYLSACQLGITLASLGLGWIGEPAFAKLLSPVLALAGVESEKLVHLISLVFAFSMISFLHIVVGELAPKSMAIRQAEKTGLWVALPLYAFYWAMYPAIWVLNTSANAVLRLAGLSADHGGDAHYSTDELKLILRSRRNAADAAKTSKDAYSSDEWNTLAHSLDFSSMTVSDLMRPAHEMVGLRRDVPLADNMEVVARHRFSRYPLFDDKSRETVNGLIHLKDLLLARHAGAALADLSDYVRPVQYVKPDTPALDLFRRFRKGAPHFALVGKKGEKPIGFLTLDNLLGALVGQIHDEFRQGDSDWSRLDDGTLIGKGSLPVVSLEQALGIDIDEGRAESVGGLVIQALNDLPTEGQRVSFERFDVVVKKMIGPRIVLVRVYPKAFKEADE from the coding sequence TTGATACAGATCTTCGCGCTCGTCGGCGCGTTGCTCCTCGTGGCCCTCAACGGCTTTTTCGTCGCCGCCGAGTTCGGTCTTGTCAAACTGCGCCCGACGCGCGTCAAGACCCTCGCCCGCCAGCACGGCCTGCGCGGGCGCATCCTGCGGATCGTCCATGCGCGGCTCGACGCGTATCTGTCCGCCTGCCAGCTCGGCATCACGCTCGCGTCGCTCGGCCTCGGCTGGATCGGCGAGCCGGCGTTCGCCAAGCTGCTGTCGCCAGTCCTCGCGCTCGCGGGTGTCGAGTCGGAAAAGCTCGTGCACCTGATCTCGCTCGTGTTCGCGTTCTCGATGATCTCGTTCCTGCATATCGTCGTCGGCGAGCTCGCGCCGAAATCGATGGCGATCCGCCAGGCCGAGAAGACGGGCTTGTGGGTCGCGCTCCCGCTCTATGCGTTCTACTGGGCGATGTACCCGGCGATCTGGGTGCTCAACACGAGCGCGAACGCGGTGCTGCGGCTCGCGGGGCTGTCCGCCGATCACGGCGGCGACGCGCATTATTCAACCGACGAGCTGAAGCTGATCCTGCGCAGCCGCCGCAACGCGGCCGACGCCGCGAAAACGTCGAAGGACGCATACAGCAGCGACGAATGGAACACGCTCGCGCACTCGCTCGATTTTTCGTCGATGACCGTATCGGACCTGATGCGGCCCGCGCACGAGATGGTCGGCCTGCGCCGCGACGTGCCGCTCGCGGACAACATGGAAGTGGTCGCGCGCCATCGCTTCAGCCGCTATCCGCTGTTCGACGACAAATCGCGCGAAACCGTGAACGGCCTCATCCACCTGAAGGATCTGCTGCTCGCGCGGCACGCGGGCGCGGCGCTCGCCGACCTGTCCGACTATGTGCGTCCGGTGCAGTACGTGAAGCCGGACACGCCCGCGCTCGATCTGTTCCGGCGCTTTCGCAAGGGCGCGCCGCACTTCGCGCTCGTCGGCAAGAAGGGCGAAAAGCCGATCGGCTTCCTGACGCTCGACAACCTGCTCGGCGCGCTCGTCGGCCAGATCCACGACGAATTCCGGCAGGGCGATTCGGACTGGAGCCGGCTCGACGACGGCACGCTGATCGGCAAGGGCAGCCTGCCAGTCGTGTCGCTCGAGCAGGCGCTCGGGATCGACATCGACGAAGGCCGCGCGGAATCGGTCGGCGGGCTCGTCATTCAGGCGCTCAACGATCTTCCGACGGAAGGCCAGCGCGTATCGTTCGAGCGCTTCGACGTCGTCGTGAAGAAGATGATCGGGCCGCGGATCGTGCTCGTGCGCGTGTATCCGAAGGCGTTCAAGGAGGCGGACGAGTGA
- a CDS encoding sensor histidine kinase, whose protein sequence is MTPSADPAAALLRERAARYAAEVALFVRDHALSAASHDLRSPLNAMQSWAYVLERRLAASDDSVTRALDGIRIGIEQQTKLLEAVVDAPRAETRTLPIARAGVALDALADECAALARIALGDARGTSVTVAPQARTASLDCDRERVAQALWSMLTFAIEASAPGGEVTLGCVGSADATRLNVTFRAQPSALTDAALPHVFETFARRDALAERHGERPASVFALAQRVARAHGGAFAQAPSPLADGAHATLALTIPAARA, encoded by the coding sequence GTGACTCCGTCCGCCGATCCGGCCGCCGCGTTGCTGCGCGAACGCGCCGCACGCTACGCCGCCGAGGTGGCGCTGTTCGTCCGCGACCACGCGCTGTCGGCCGCGTCGCACGATCTGCGCAGCCCGCTCAACGCGATGCAAAGCTGGGCGTACGTGCTCGAGCGCCGGCTCGCGGCGAGCGACGACAGCGTCACGCGCGCGCTCGACGGGATTCGCATCGGCATCGAGCAGCAGACGAAGCTGCTGGAGGCGGTTGTCGACGCGCCGCGCGCCGAGACGCGCACGCTGCCGATCGCACGCGCCGGCGTCGCGCTCGATGCGCTCGCCGACGAATGCGCGGCGCTCGCACGCATCGCGCTCGGCGACGCGCGCGGCACCTCGGTGACGGTCGCGCCGCAAGCGCGGACCGCGTCGCTCGATTGCGACCGCGAGCGCGTCGCGCAAGCGCTGTGGTCGATGCTGACGTTCGCGATCGAGGCGAGCGCGCCGGGCGGCGAGGTCACGCTCGGCTGCGTCGGCTCGGCGGACGCGACGCGCTTGAACGTGACGTTCCGCGCGCAGCCGTCGGCGCTGACCGACGCGGCGCTGCCGCACGTGTTCGAAACGTTCGCGCGGCGCGACGCGCTGGCCGAGCGCCACGGCGAACGCCCGGCATCGGTGTTCGCACTCGCGCAGCGCGTCGCGCGCGCGCACGGCGGCGCGTTCGCGCAGGCCCCGAGCCCGCTCGCGGACGGCGCGCATGCCACGCTCGCGCTGACGATTCCAGCCGCTCGCGCGTGA
- a CDS encoding DMT family transporter: protein MKHDARKHLRANLLMLAAAAIWGSAFVAQRLSLAVIGPFLFTGLRFLLGAAVLAPLLGLNGAARAHCAAVARDRARLLPGLALGGLLAVSISLQQIGLQYTKIANAGFISSLYVVLVPIIGVFFRHRTGVGTWLGALLAAIGLYFLSVDEHFSMLYGDWFQLAGAIVIAAHVIAVGHLVRRHDPLVLSFMQFVVCGALCLALGLAIEPIDRSTLVRALPTLLYGGLLSVGVGYTLQVVAQRDAAPAHAAVIFSMEGVFAAIAGWAALGETLSLRALAGCALMLAGLLVCQLLPGHARRADDNDALPA from the coding sequence ATGAAACACGACGCCCGCAAACATCTCCGCGCCAATCTGCTGATGCTCGCCGCCGCCGCGATCTGGGGATCGGCGTTCGTCGCGCAGCGGCTGAGCCTCGCCGTGATCGGCCCGTTCCTGTTCACCGGGCTGCGCTTCCTGCTCGGCGCGGCGGTGCTCGCGCCGCTGCTGGGCCTGAACGGCGCGGCGCGCGCGCATTGCGCGGCGGTCGCGCGCGACCGGGCGCGCCTGCTGCCGGGGCTCGCGCTGGGCGGGCTGCTCGCGGTGTCGATCTCGCTGCAGCAGATCGGGCTGCAATACACGAAGATCGCGAACGCGGGCTTCATCAGTTCGCTCTACGTGGTGCTCGTGCCGATCATCGGCGTGTTCTTCCGGCATCGCACGGGCGTCGGCACATGGCTTGGCGCGCTGCTCGCGGCGATCGGCCTGTATTTCCTCAGCGTCGACGAGCACTTCTCGATGCTGTACGGCGACTGGTTCCAGCTCGCGGGCGCGATCGTGATCGCGGCTCACGTGATCGCGGTCGGGCATCTCGTGCGCCGGCACGATCCGCTCGTGCTGTCGTTCATGCAGTTCGTCGTCTGCGGCGCACTGTGTCTCGCGCTCGGGCTCGCGATCGAGCCCATCGACCGCTCGACGCTCGTGCGCGCGCTGCCGACGCTGCTGTACGGCGGACTGCTGTCGGTCGGCGTCGGCTACACGCTGCAAGTCGTCGCGCAACGCGACGCCGCCCCCGCGCACGCGGCCGTGATCTTCAGCATGGAAGGCGTGTTCGCGGCGATCGCCGGCTGGGCCGCGCTCGGCGAAACGCTGTCGCTGCGCGCGCTCGCGGGCTGCGCGCTGATGCTCGCCGGGCTCCTCGTCTGCCAGTTGCTGCCCGGCCACGCGCGGCGCGCGGACGACAACGACGCGCTTCCCGCATGA
- a CDS encoding LysR family transcriptional regulator yields the protein MKSLDLDAVRAFVLVADLASFTRAADALGTTQSAVSLKLKRLEAQLGKPLLERTPRRVTLAAVGAAFLPAARELLDAHERALAALSAGQRRLVIGVSEHVAVPDLPAVLTGLNRHDPGLVLEMHVGMSAGLLAQYDERRLDAAFVRHEPGEDPPRDDATLLFTEPLAWLAAPAWAPRADEPLPLAVLAGPCGVRAAALRALERAGVRWRERFTGGGVAAVAAAAAAGLAVCPLARRVAPRSLVDVGARLGLPALPDSQVALYSRVRDARSLDTLRRFADSLAGPAQSAGRE from the coding sequence ATGAAATCACTCGATCTCGACGCCGTTCGCGCGTTCGTGCTCGTCGCCGACCTCGCGAGCTTCACGCGCGCCGCCGACGCGCTCGGCACCACGCAATCGGCCGTCAGCCTGAAGCTCAAGCGGCTCGAAGCGCAGCTCGGCAAGCCGCTCCTCGAACGCACGCCGCGGCGCGTGACGCTCGCCGCCGTCGGCGCCGCGTTCCTGCCCGCCGCACGCGAGCTGCTCGATGCGCACGAGCGCGCGCTCGCCGCGCTGTCGGCCGGGCAGCGCAGGCTCGTGATCGGCGTCAGCGAGCACGTCGCGGTGCCGGATCTGCCCGCCGTCCTCACCGGACTGAACCGGCACGATCCGGGGCTCGTGCTCGAGATGCACGTCGGGATGTCGGCCGGGCTGCTCGCGCAGTACGACGAGCGCCGGCTCGACGCGGCATTCGTGCGCCACGAGCCGGGCGAAGACCCGCCGCGCGACGACGCGACGCTGCTCTTCACCGAGCCGCTTGCGTGGCTTGCCGCGCCCGCCTGGGCGCCGCGCGCGGATGAGCCGCTGCCGCTCGCGGTGCTGGCGGGCCCGTGCGGCGTACGCGCGGCCGCGCTGCGCGCGCTCGAGCGCGCCGGCGTGCGGTGGCGCGAGCGCTTCACGGGCGGCGGCGTCGCGGCCGTCGCGGCGGCCGCCGCCGCGGGTCTTGCGGTGTGTCCGCTGGCCCGGCGCGTCGCGCCGCGCTCACTCGTCGACGTCGGGGCTCGCCTCGGTCTGCCCGCGCTGCCCGATTCGCAAGTCGCGCTGTATTCGCGGGTGCGCGACGCGCGCTCGCTCGACACGCTGCGGCGCTTCGCCGACAGCCTGGCCGGGCCGGCGCAATCGGCCGGACGCGAGTAA
- a CDS encoding tautomerase family protein, producing MPFTRIALREGKSAEYRRALSEGVHRALQRAFDVPVDDIFMTVTEHSADNFFYGRDYLGIARSDDLVMIQITANNTRTLEQKRELYRLIAEHLAERPGVRREDVFISLVEVLKEDWSFGNGIAQYVS from the coding sequence ATGCCGTTCACCCGTATCGCATTGCGCGAAGGCAAGTCCGCCGAATACCGCCGGGCGCTGTCGGAGGGCGTTCATCGCGCGTTGCAGCGCGCGTTCGATGTGCCCGTCGACGATATTTTCATGACCGTGACCGAGCACAGCGCCGATAATTTCTTTTATGGTCGCGACTATCTCGGGATCGCGCGCAGCGACGATCTGGTGATGATCCAGATCACCGCGAACAACACGCGCACGCTCGAGCAGAAGCGCGAGCTGTACCGGCTGATCGCCGAGCATCTCGCCGAACGTCCGGGCGTGCGCCGCGAGGACGTTTTCATCAGCCTCGTCGAGGTGCTCAAGGAGGACTGGTCGTTCGGCAACGGCATCGCGCAGTATGTGAGCTGA
- a CDS encoding CHAD domain-containing protein: protein MARVLEIVLDFPLQGWQAGRGARARARDLGAELARAWRICPPVKMRRGHERVTIEPCRFVEAEPDDGGRWQTWIETTAQARRALAVRCHPFVPGVMVRERLDDYRGDVRVATPAAGASVASDASGATDAGGDSRPSASTAASVFAESAAQSADSAPMPGFAAGRAAFPESRSPYGPAYGFVADRRRGRWLDADGIDVELTLDDIAFAPAAASSEAARAASSRVCELRLAVADPDDSSARAAALRALFNAARELSGAWPASLATASVLDRACMGDAPDAAGSPAKAQPVDLSTMRTQRAAFFALGCGVTAQWLGNEAGARDMADPEFVHQMRVALRRLRTLVRLFPRYADEAWKDAFSGDIRWLAGMLGAVRDWDVCVTSTLPALAAADSDEAAWAGTLDAARAQGDAARAELRQALGTARYTRLVFAWLEWLSLFSLGEDDPARGKAPSLKRHAAKRVSRLFGHLYGAGRLTTLDAAARHRVRIDAKRLRYALEFFSSLASRRTREDTVRLLARLQNALGDANDAAVALRCLERLSAPPYQLGFARGYGAAAQRYAAEAGEQMLRGMRVPKIGGRKA, encoded by the coding sequence ATGGCGCGCGTTCTGGAAATCGTATTGGACTTTCCGCTGCAGGGCTGGCAAGCCGGTCGCGGAGCGCGGGCGCGGGCGCGCGATCTCGGCGCGGAGCTCGCGCGGGCATGGCGGATCTGTCCGCCGGTGAAGATGCGGCGCGGGCACGAGCGCGTGACGATCGAGCCGTGCCGATTCGTCGAGGCCGAGCCTGACGACGGCGGTCGCTGGCAAACCTGGATCGAAACGACCGCGCAGGCACGGCGCGCGCTCGCGGTGCGTTGCCATCCGTTCGTGCCGGGCGTGATGGTGCGCGAGCGTCTCGACGACTATCGCGGCGACGTGCGCGTCGCGACGCCGGCGGCGGGTGCGTCCGTTGCATCGGACGCTTCCGGCGCAACCGATGCGGGCGGAGACTCACGACCTTCCGCATCCACTGCGGCTTCCGTTTTCGCCGAATCCGCGGCCCAGTCGGCCGATTCTGCCCCGATGCCCGGTTTCGCCGCCGGCCGCGCTGCGTTCCCCGAATCGCGATCCCCCTACGGGCCGGCGTACGGCTTCGTCGCCGATCGGCGGCGCGGACGCTGGCTCGACGCGGACGGCATCGATGTCGAGCTGACGCTCGACGACATCGCATTCGCGCCGGCCGCCGCTTCGTCCGAAGCCGCTCGCGCCGCCTCATCGCGCGTCTGCGAATTGCGTCTCGCGGTGGCCGACCCGGACGATTCCAGCGCGCGCGCCGCCGCGTTGCGCGCGCTCTTCAACGCGGCCCGCGAGCTGAGCGGCGCGTGGCCGGCATCGCTGGCGACGGCGAGCGTTCTCGACCGCGCGTGCATGGGCGACGCGCCGGACGCGGCCGGCTCGCCCGCCAAGGCGCAGCCGGTCGACTTGTCGACGATGCGCACGCAGCGCGCGGCGTTCTTCGCGCTCGGCTGCGGCGTGACCGCGCAGTGGCTCGGCAACGAAGCCGGCGCGCGCGACATGGCGGACCCGGAATTCGTCCATCAGATGCGCGTCGCGCTGCGCCGGCTGCGCACGCTCGTGCGACTTTTCCCGCGCTATGCCGATGAGGCCTGGAAGGACGCGTTCTCCGGCGATATCCGCTGGCTCGCTGGAATGCTCGGCGCGGTGCGCGACTGGGACGTGTGCGTGACGTCGACGCTGCCCGCTCTCGCCGCCGCCGACAGTGACGAGGCCGCGTGGGCGGGCACGCTCGATGCCGCGCGCGCGCAGGGCGACGCGGCGCGCGCCGAGTTGCGGCAGGCGCTCGGCACCGCGCGCTACACGCGGCTCGTGTTCGCGTGGCTCGAATGGCTGAGCCTGTTTTCGCTCGGGGAGGACGACCCGGCGCGCGGCAAGGCGCCGTCGCTCAAGCGGCATGCGGCGAAGCGCGTGAGCCGGCTGTTCGGCCATCTGTACGGCGCGGGGCGCCTGACGACGCTCGACGCGGCCGCGCGTCACCGCGTGCGGATCGACGCGAAGCGGCTGCGTTACGCGCTGGAGTTCTTCTCGTCGCTCGCGTCGCGCCGCACCCGCGAAGACACGGTGCGGCTGCTCGCGCGCTTGCAGAACGCGCTCGGCGACGCGAACGACGCGGCCGTTGCGTTGCGCTGCCTCGAGCGGCTCTCCGCGCCGCCATATCAGCTCGGTTTCGCGCGCGGCTACGGCGCGGCGGCGCAGCGCTACGCGGCGGAGGCGGGCGAGCAGATGCTGCGCGGGATGCGCGTGCCGAAGATCGGCGGCAGAAAGGCGTGA
- a CDS encoding TOBE domain-containing protein, translated as MTADSSSSRSDACAAREPLALRGELWLRAGGETLGGAARIALLAAIGETGSITRAAKAVGLSYKGAWDAIDTMNNLAGEPLVLRSTGGKGGGGTALTPRATALIAAFRAIEREHRRFIDAASAAVEGFEGNWELIGRIGMKTSARNQLFGKVLAIKHGAVNDEVLLALPGEHTITAVVTHESTQELGLAPGVDACALVKASWVVLAVEDGSLLRLSARNQLHGVVETVTRGAVNSEVLLALDGGMTLAAIVTNDSVDALGLAKGVSAVAAFKASSVILAVNG; from the coding sequence ATGACAGCCGATTCGTCTTCCTCCCGTTCCGATGCATGCGCCGCGCGTGAGCCGCTCGCGCTGCGCGGCGAGCTGTGGCTGCGCGCGGGCGGCGAGACGCTCGGCGGCGCGGCTCGCATCGCGCTGCTTGCCGCGATCGGCGAGACCGGATCGATCACGCGCGCGGCGAAGGCGGTCGGCCTCAGCTACAAGGGCGCGTGGGACGCAATCGACACGATGAACAACCTCGCGGGCGAGCCGCTCGTGCTGCGCTCGACGGGCGGCAAGGGCGGTGGCGGCACGGCGCTCACGCCGCGCGCGACCGCGCTGATCGCGGCGTTTCGCGCGATCGAGCGCGAGCATCGGCGCTTCATCGACGCGGCGAGCGCGGCGGTCGAGGGCTTCGAGGGCAATTGGGAACTTATCGGGAGAATCGGCATGAAGACGAGCGCACGCAACCAGTTGTTCGGCAAGGTTCTGGCGATCAAGCACGGCGCGGTGAACGACGAGGTGCTGCTCGCGCTGCCGGGCGAGCACACGATCACGGCCGTGGTGACGCACGAGAGCACGCAGGAGTTGGGGCTTGCGCCGGGCGTCGACGCATGCGCGCTCGTGAAGGCGTCGTGGGTCGTGCTCGCGGTCGAGGACGGCTCGCTGCTCAGGTTGTCGGCGCGCAATCAGTTGCACGGTGTCGTCGAGACAGTCACGCGCGGCGCCGTGAACAGCGAGGTATTGCTTGCGCTCGACGGCGGCATGACGCTCGCGGCGATCGTCACGAACGACAGCGTCGACGCGCTCGGGCTCGCGAAGGGCGTGAGCGCGGTGGCCGCGTTCAAGGCGTCGAGCGTGATTCTCGCGGTCAACGGATGA
- a CDS encoding ATP-binding cassette domain-containing protein, protein MSLVVDIRKTLVTPERHFTLDVSFASNAQRIVLFGPSGAGKSLTLQAIAGLLTPDRGTISIGGDALFDDARGIDVPTQARRVAYLFQDYALFPHLNVRQNLAFGLKRGWRNPREKELPDDAAYWLRAFELEALAGHYPAQLSGGQKQRVALARALIAQPRILLLDEPFSALDVAMRQRMRRELTDLQMRLDIPMVLITHDPDDVAAFGDQVVRLQEGRVLPDTPVAEWMTTVR, encoded by the coding sequence ATGAGCCTCGTCGTCGACATCCGCAAGACGCTCGTCACGCCCGAGCGGCACTTCACGCTCGACGTGTCGTTCGCGTCGAACGCGCAGCGCATCGTGCTGTTCGGGCCGTCCGGCGCGGGCAAGAGCCTCACGCTGCAGGCGATCGCCGGACTGCTCACGCCCGACCGGGGCACGATCTCGATCGGCGGCGACGCGCTGTTCGACGATGCGCGCGGCATCGACGTGCCGACGCAGGCCCGCCGCGTCGCCTACCTGTTCCAGGACTACGCGCTGTTTCCGCATCTGAACGTCCGGCAGAACCTCGCATTCGGGCTGAAGCGCGGCTGGCGCAATCCGCGCGAGAAGGAGTTGCCCGACGACGCCGCGTACTGGTTGCGCGCGTTCGAACTCGAAGCGCTGGCGGGGCACTATCCGGCGCAGTTGTCGGGCGGACAGAAGCAGCGCGTCGCGCTCGCGCGCGCACTGATCGCGCAGCCGCGAATCCTGCTGCTCGACGAGCCGTTCTCGGCGCTCGACGTCGCGATGCGCCAGCGGATGCGCCGCGAGCTGACCGACTTGCAGATGCGGCTCGATATTCCGATGGTGTTGATCACGCACGATCCGGACGACGTCGCCGCATTCGGCGATCAGGTCGTGCGGCTTCAAGAAGGGCGCGTGCTGCCCGATACGCCGGTCGCCGAATGGATGACGACCGTGCGGTGA
- the modB gene encoding molybdate ABC transporter permease subunit, whose translation MHDAWVPLLLSLKVAGWATALDLVLGVATGYALARWRSGARDVIDSLLTLPLVLPPTVLGYYLLVLLGRRGVLGARLDELGIQLVFTWQGAVIASMVVAFPLILKSARAAFEAVDPQLERAARTLGISEAGIFFRVTLPLAARGILAGALLAFARALGEFGATLMIAGNLPGRTQTLSVAVYAAVQAGDDATANFLVLVTSATCVLILLVAGRLVPQRALVGAR comes from the coding sequence ATGCACGACGCCTGGGTTCCGCTGCTGCTGTCGTTGAAGGTCGCCGGCTGGGCGACGGCGCTCGATCTCGTGCTCGGCGTCGCGACGGGCTACGCGCTCGCGCGCTGGCGCTCGGGCGCGCGCGACGTGATCGATTCGCTGCTGACGCTGCCGCTCGTGCTGCCGCCGACGGTGCTCGGCTATTACCTGCTCGTGCTGCTCGGACGGCGCGGCGTGCTCGGCGCGCGGCTCGACGAGCTCGGCATCCAGCTCGTGTTCACGTGGCAAGGCGCGGTGATCGCGTCGATGGTCGTCGCGTTTCCGCTGATCCTGAAGTCCGCGCGCGCCGCGTTCGAGGCGGTCGATCCGCAGCTCGAGCGCGCGGCGCGCACGCTCGGCATCAGCGAAGCCGGCATTTTCTTTCGCGTGACGCTGCCGCTCGCCGCGCGCGGCATTCTCGCGGGCGCGCTGCTCGCGTTCGCGCGCGCGCTCGGCGAATTCGGCGCGACGCTGATGATCGCCGGCAACCTGCCCGGACGCACGCAGACGCTGTCGGTCGCGGTCTACGCGGCCGTGCAGGCGGGCGACGACGCAACCGCGAACTTCCTCGTGCTCGTCACGTCCGCGACCTGCGTGCTGATCCTGCTCGTCGCGGGGCGGCTCGTGCCGCAGCGCGCGCTCGTCGGAGCGAGATGA
- the modA gene encoding molybdate ABC transporter substrate-binding protein, with amino-acid sequence MPAPVRSARRLFLRLATLSALVVGFAAPAAHAADELVVSAAASLTNAFKAVGDAYEKQHPGTKILFNFGASDVLMQQIAKGAPADVFASADQKAMDRAAAERVIADGTRRDFAANSLVLIVPADSRATFGSLRDLSAPAVKRVAFGDPASVPVGRYTEGALKAAGVWNDVSAKGVLAANVRQSLDYVARGEVEAGFVFGTDAAVMPERVKVALTVPTQTPITYPIAVVKDSRHAAAAQGFVAFVLSPAGQAVLAKYGFRPAANGASAAN; translated from the coding sequence ATGCCCGCTCCCGTCCGCTCCGCCCGCCGCCTGTTCCTGCGTCTCGCCACGCTGTCCGCGCTCGTCGTCGGCTTCGCCGCGCCGGCCGCGCATGCCGCCGACGAACTCGTCGTGTCGGCCGCGGCGAGCCTGACCAACGCGTTCAAGGCGGTTGGCGACGCATACGAGAAGCAGCATCCGGGCACGAAGATCCTGTTCAACTTCGGCGCGTCCGACGTGCTGATGCAGCAAATCGCGAAAGGCGCGCCGGCCGACGTATTCGCTTCGGCCGACCAGAAAGCGATGGACCGCGCGGCCGCCGAACGCGTGATCGCCGACGGCACGCGCCGTGACTTCGCCGCGAACTCGCTCGTGCTGATCGTGCCCGCCGACAGCCGCGCGACGTTCGGCTCGCTGCGCGATCTGAGCGCGCCCGCCGTGAAGCGCGTCGCGTTCGGCGATCCGGCGTCGGTGCCCGTCGGCCGCTACACCGAGGGCGCGCTGAAGGCGGCCGGCGTGTGGAACGACGTCAGCGCCAAGGGCGTGCTTGCCGCGAACGTGCGCCAGAGCCTCGACTACGTCGCGCGCGGCGAAGTCGAAGCGGGCTTCGTGTTCGGCACCGACGCGGCCGTGATGCCCGAGCGCGTGAAGGTCGCGCTGACCGTCCCCACGCAAACGCCGATCACCTATCCGATCGCGGTCGTCAAGGACAGCCGGCATGCGGCCGCCGCGCAGGGCTTCGTCGCGTTCGTGCTGTCGCCTGCCGGCCAGGCGGTGCTCGCGAAGTACGGCTTCAGGCCGGCCGCGAACGGCGCGAGCGCCGCGAACTGA
- a CDS encoding phosphatase PAP2 family protein, with the protein MFDLPPRLWISITALGGAGLTLPLAVTIAVWLALSYSPRRAAAWLAVLGGAIGVVALTKIAFLGWGIGVRAWNFTGFSGHAMLSTSVYPVAMFLALARAKPAVRIAGIVVGLAAGVAVGLSRVALDAHSPSEAVTGCVVGALAALSFIVGSWRATPHRWSAPAVATSLVAVTIALHGVTVPSHRWVTAVALQLSGHERPYVRARWKANPNYRPASRPAQQQTLGLPTAIKHA; encoded by the coding sequence ATGTTCGATTTGCCGCCCCGTCTGTGGATTTCGATCACCGCCCTAGGCGGTGCCGGCCTGACCTTGCCGCTTGCCGTCACGATCGCCGTCTGGCTCGCGCTCAGCTATTCGCCTCGTCGCGCCGCCGCATGGCTCGCCGTGCTTGGCGGCGCGATCGGCGTCGTCGCACTCACGAAAATCGCGTTCCTCGGTTGGGGCATCGGCGTGCGTGCATGGAATTTCACAGGCTTCAGCGGCCACGCGATGCTGTCGACGTCGGTCTATCCCGTCGCGATGTTCCTCGCGCTCGCCCGCGCGAAGCCGGCCGTGCGTATCGCGGGCATCGTCGTCGGGCTCGCTGCGGGGGTGGCCGTCGGGCTGTCGCGCGTCGCTCTCGATGCGCATTCGCCGTCCGAGGCGGTCACGGGCTGCGTGGTCGGCGCGCTCGCCGCGCTGTCGTTCATAGTCGGCTCCTGGCGGGCGACGCCGCATCGCTGGTCGGCGCCCGCCGTCGCGACGAGTCTCGTGGCCGTCACGATCGCGCTGCACGGCGTCACCGTGCCGTCGCATCGCTGGGTCACCGCGGTCGCACTGCAGCTCTCCGGTCACGAACGGCCGTATGTGCGGGCGCGCTGGAAGGCGAATCCGAACTACCGGCCCGCGTCGCGGCCGGCTCAGCAGCAGACACTCGGCTTGCCCACGGCCATCAAGCACGCGTAA